TGCAACGGGTATGGCTTTTTCTTGTTCTATTTTTAACCCTCTCCTCCTCCACTCAGGCCAAAGCACCACTCCCTCTGGAGCAACTGGTCAAGCATAGCGAAACTCAGCAGGTCAAGATTTCCCCCGACGGTTCCCATCTGGCCGTGCGCAAGCTGTACCAGGGCGAGCACGTGCTGGTATTCATGTCACTGAAATCCCACGAAGTCACCGGGGTTCTGCGTTTTAGCGGCACAGACGAAGTGGGCAATTTTTACTGGGCCAACGACAAACGCGTCGTCGCGCAGATAATCAGTCGCAAAGCGGCACTGGAAACACCAGTGAATTACGGTGCCCTGTTCGCCATCGACTACGACGGCACCCAGGGCAAAAATATCTTCGGCTGGAGTGCAGGGGAACGGCAGACAGGCTCCCGTATTCGTAAAGCCGAAGCCACTTATGGCGCCGCCGTGTTGATCGATCCGCTGATGGACGACGACGAAGAGGTGCTGATCTCCACCTACCCCTGGGCTAGAGACTGGGAAACGAACGGCGATGTCTATCGCCTGAATATCTACTCCGGCGCCAAGCACCGAGTCGTCGGCCTGCCACAGGTCGGGGGCCGCGCCTTTACCGACGGACACGGCAAACTGCTGTTTGCTAATGGCACCACTCGTGAGAACGATTACCAGATGTACCGCAAGGCGGAAAACGGCTGGCAGGAAATCGAAGATCCTGCCCTGAAACGCGGCACACCGGTCGGATATGACAGGGCAAACGACATTGCCTACCTGGTGATCGACCGCAAGAACCAGACTGAGCAACTGATCGGGCTGGACATGAAGAGCGGCACCCAAACACCGCTGTTCGCCGATCAACGCAGCGATATCGACGGCATTATCCGCGATCCGAAAAGTGGCAAGCCCGTTGGCGTGTATACCGTACCGGAGTACCCGGAAACGCACTTTTTCGACGAAGACGACGGGTTCGCGGCGTTATTCCGCGGCATGCAAAAGGCCTTTGACGGCTACAACATCCATTTCACCAGTTTTACCCGGGATGGCCAAAAAGGCGTTCTCAAGGTCTCTGGCGACCGCTTGCCCGGCGACTACTTTATGGTCGACCTGCCGACGAAGAAAGTCGATTTCCTGCTGTCGTCAGCACAATGGCTCGATCCCGATGACCTGAACCCGATGCGCGCCGACACCTTCACCACGGCCGACGGCCTGCAGATTGGCGTCTACCTGACCTTTCCCCGTGATGCCGGGGAAAACCTGCCAATGGTCGTCATGCCCCACGGCGGTCCCCATGCACGGAATTACTGGGGCTACGATCGCAGTGCACAGATACTGTCGCAGAACGGCTACCTGGTCCTCCAAGTCAACTTCCGCGGCTCTACCGGCTTCGGCGACGCTTTTTACGACGCCGGGGCAAAGGAATGGGGCGGCAAGATCCAGCGGGATATCGCCGATGCGGCCCACTGGGCGATTGAAAGAGGCTATGCCGATCGCAATCGAATCTGTATTTTCGGCGCCAGCTTCGGTGGCTATTCGGCGCTGATGAACCCCATTCGCTACCCGGACCTCTACCGCTGCGCCGCCGGCTACGCCGGTGTCTACGACCTGAAAATGATGTTCGAGAAAGGCGATGTACAGAAGCGGGACCGCGGCATCTCTTACCTGCGTACCGAATTGAGTGAAGACGAGGATTTTCTCAGGGAAAACTCACCCATCTACCATCTCCAAAAACTCAAGGTCCCGCTGTTTATTGCCCATGGTGAAAAGGATGAACGCGCGCCGGTGGCACATGCGGAGGCACTACTGGACAAGCTGCAGGCATTGCACAAGCCGGTTACCAAACTGATCGTGCCCAACGAGGGGCACGGCTTTTACAGCGAAGCCAACAACCGCAAACTCTACCGGCAACTACTGGCGTTTTTCGACCGCTATATCGGTACCGGCTCGGAGGATACGCCGGCCACGGAAGGAACCGCTGGCAAGGGGTGATTTCTTTCCAGGCGGCGGCCGGGCGGCGGCCGAGCGCCGCCCGGAGAGCAGCGCCCCAAACGACGTTTACCCCGCCGCCAGTCTGCTCTCACGCGAACCGTTATCCACCCCCCCTATTCCACCCTGCCAGCGGACGATGCCAGGGCGTTAGTGTGGAACTGGAGGATGCACGCCCGAATCAGGTACGGGCCGGCTGGTCGCCGTGGCGGCTCGTGAATAGGGCCGGGATCGGCATCAGTGCAGGCGACCGCCGCGCTCTTTGCGCTCGGTGTCCTCGAAGCCGTGGGCCAGCACGAAGTAATAGACCACCTGGGGCTGCCCCTGCAGCTCGGCTACCAGGTCGAAATTGAATTCGCCTTTCTCACCCGGGGTGATCTGTACCCGGCTGACATGTTCCGGCTCGATAAACAGCTCCGCTACCGGGCGCTTGCCACGCATCACCTGGACCAGCAGCGTGCGCACATCCTCCTCGGAAAAGCGCCAGTGATAATCATCTTCATCGTAGACAACGGAATCGGCGGTTCCGGCGCGCAGGATGCAGTTGCTGTGCTCGGTCAGCCATGGCCAGAATTCGCTGAAAGATAGTGTGGTTTTCATCGCGCGCTCAATCATCCAGCTCGACGACGCTGTCGGCGCCGCCCTCGAGTTCGAAGGCATCGGCGATCTGGCGGCACCATTGGTTAAGGCGCCCAGCGGTGAGCTCTTCCTGCTGATCCTCGTCGATGGCCAGACCGACAAACTGCCCCTGACCGTCAATTTCCGCCTTGGACGCCTCGAACTCATAGCCCTCCGTGGACCAGTGGCCGACAATGGTTGCACCATTGGCAACGAGCACATCGTGGAGCATGCCCATGGCATCGAGGAAGTAGTCGCCGTAGCCGAACTGGTCGCCGAGGCCGAACAGGGCCACCGTCTTGCCGGCGAAATCGATCTCCTGCACGTCCTCCCAGAACTCCTCCCAGTCCGACTGGATCTGCCCGAAGTCCCAGGTGGGGATACCGAAGATCAGCTGATCGTAGTCGGCGATTTCCAGCTGCGTGACATCGGCGATATCGTGCACTTCCACCCGGTCTTCGCCCAGGCGGGCGCGAATGCGCAGGGCCACCGCCTCGGTGTTGCCCTCGTCACTGCCGTAAAACAAGCCGATTTTGCTCACAATTACTCCTCTCTGCCCCGCGGATAACCCACCGGGGCGCTATTCATACGTTGAGCGGCGGCGTATTTTCCCAGCAATGACGGGGCACGGCAAGCCGCCCCGGGCCAATCGGCGCGGCGGGACAACCGTTCAGCGGGCGAAATCCGGCAACAGTCTTGCCGTTCGACGGAGTCACCGGGGTGGCATGTGCCGGCGGGGCAACAGGGGAACGCGTGACTGCAGTGCCCGCCAGCCCCTCAGTACCGCCATTTCGGGCATAAAAAAACCCCCGCTCAGCGGGGGCAAGGGGGGGTTACGAGTCACCGGGTCGTTGGGGTAGAAACACCCGGTCAATCGCACAGAAATGCACGTTACAAATTACTCATCGTCCTGCTGCCGGCGCTCGCTACGCGCCTTCCAGCGCGCCTCGTGCTCGGCCTTCCTCTGCTTGAGCTTGGCTTTTTGCTCATCGGTGAGGATCGCATCAAACTGCTGGCGCATCTTCTGCATTTCCTGCATCCGCGCCACCTCGAGTTTGCCCAGCTTCGCCCCCAGGCTGTCCAGGGTGGCTTGATCCGCGCCCGAATCGAGCGCCTCGCGCAGCTGCTGGTGCAACTTGCGCATCTCCTCGCGCTGACTTTCGGCGGCCGCGCGGTTGGCCTCGCGATTGGCCTTGAGCTGGGCTTTCTGCCCCTCGGTCAGGTTCAGCTCATCGGCCATGCGCTCAAAAAAGTGCCCTCCTTGCATACCGTGGTGCCACATCCGCATCGGTGGCTTGTCGCCATCCTGGGCCAATACCGCTACCGGTGCCGCCATGACACCGGCCAGAACCACGCTTCCCGCAATCACTTTCCACTGTTTCATCGACGCTTCCTCTCAAGTTTGTGTCGGCAGCTTCATAGTAGGGTTGTTACCGTCTGGTGGGGGCAAAGCGCGGTAAACATTTGTTAAGAACGGTAAAAAGCCCGATCGCCGGTCGCAAACGCCGCCGGGCGTTTGCGTATAATGGACTCACACCAACCGAGAGCATTCCATGAGCCGTATTCTTCTGGTCGATGACGACAGCGAACTGACCGATCTCCTGCAGGAATACCTGAGCGGAGAGGGATTTGACGTAACCGTGGCCAACGACGGCGGCACCGGTCTGGAGCTGGCACAGAGCGAACAGTTCGACGCCCTGGTCCTGGACGTGATGCTGCCGGTGCACAACGGCTTCGACCTGCTGCGCAAGCTGCGCGAAGAAGCATCACCGTCCAGCCGCTCCCTGCCGGTGCTGATGCTCACCGCCAAGGGCGACACCGTCGACCGCATTGTCGGCCTCGAGATGGGTGCCGACGACTATCTGCCCAAACCCTGCAACCCGCGGGAACTGGCCGCGCGGCTGCGCGCCGTGTTGCGCCGCGGCCGCATCGACACCGAGGAGGGCGACGGGCTCAGCAGCGGCCCGCTGCGCCTGCTGCCGTCGGAACACCAGGGTTACTGGAACGACCAGCTGGTGCCTCTCACCGGGGCGGAGTTCTCGGTGCTCAAGGTGCTGATCCAGCACGCCGGCGAAGTGGTCAGCAAGGAGGTGCTGACCGAGAACGCGCTGGGGCGCAAGCTGATGCCCTATGACCGCTCAATCGATGTACACGTCAGCAATATTCGCAAAAAACTCGCCGAACAGGGCGCCAGCCGCGACCTGATTATCAATATCCGCGGCGCCGGCTATATGCTGACCCAAAGCACCCTCTGATCCGAGCTACCGCCCCATGCGCAGCCTGTTCCTGAAGATGTTTTTCGGCGCCTGGATCACTGCCATGGTGATGGTAGTGGCGGCGATCTACATCACCCATTTCCGCGAATTCGGCGATCCGCGCCAGGAGGAGCGCTGGGAGGGGCCGGCGCTGTTCCACGAAGTGGTGCAGAACATGCGCATGGCGCGCCGCCACGGCCCCGGCGTGTTCCAGCACTGGCTCGAGGGCGCCCCCAAGAAAGTGCAGCGCAAGGTCTTTGCGGTCAACGAATACGGCCGTGAACTGCTCGGGCGCCCGCTGCCCGAAGAGATGGCCCCGCTGCTGGACAGCCTCAATTACCGCAACCGCGAAAGCCACACGATGGTGAACAAGAAACCCACCGTGGGCTTCTTCCTGCCCCTGCGCGGCAACGAGAGCCTGCGCATCGCGCTGATTGCCGGGGAGAGTAAAGAGGGGCTGCTGTTGCGCTTTCTGTGGCGCAATTTCTGGCCCATATTGCTGCTCTCGATGCTCGCCTCTGGCGCCGCCTGCTACTGGCTCGCCCGCTACCTGAGCCGCCCGCTGGACCAGCTGCGCGCGGCCACCCGCCGCGTGGCCGCGGGCGAGCTGGATTACCGGGTAGCCCCCAGCCTGCACGGACGCAGCGACGAACTGACCGACCTGGCGCGGGATTTCGACTCGATGACCGCACAGCTGCAGGAGTCCACAGCCGAGCAGCGCCGCCTGATCAAGGATGTCTCCCACGAGCTGCGCTCGCCGCTGGCGCGACTGCAGGTGGCACTCGGGATCGCGCGGCAGAAGCATGTTGGCGCCCTGGAGTCGGAACTGGACAAGATCGGCAAGGCCGCCGACTACCTGGAGGACATCATCGCCGATGTCCTCTCGATGCCCGTCGCCGGCAGCGATCAGCGCCCACTCGACGATGTCGTGGAGATCCACAGCCTGATCGAAGCCCTGCTCGAAGACCTGAAAGGCGAGGCCGGCACTAAATCCCTGCACTTCGACCTCACCGCTGCCGCCCGCGAGCTGCTGGTCGCCACCCGCGGCAGCTCGCTGACTGCGGCGCTGGAAAACATCCTGCGCAACGCGATCAAATACAGCCCCAGTGGCGGCTCGGTGAGCGTAAACGTCGCCGCGCAGGGCGACCGTTGCCAGATCCTCGTCACCGACTCCGGCAGCGGCGTGGAAGAAGAGGAACTCGGGGCCATATTCCGGCCCTTCTACCGCACCGACAGTGCACGCACCCGCGAGAGCGGCGGCTTCGGCCTCGGCCTCGCCATTGCCCAGCGCACTATTCTCCACCACGGAGGCAGCATCTCCGCCAGCAACGCCGCCCGCGGCGGCCTGTGTATCGAAATCCAGCTGCCGCTGCTGGCACTGGCGGAAACCGATTGAGCCACGGCGGCGCCCGCTGGCAGATTGCACAGCGACAGACAATCGCCGAAGATTGATTGCACCGCGGCTGCGATGAACGCCGAACCCATCACACCGACTTCAGAGACTCTGCTATGCGCTGGATTATTTATCTCTTCCTTTTCCTGGCACTGCTGGTACTGGCCGGATTCCTGCTCCCGCGCGAAGTGACGCTCGAGCGCAGCGCCTACGTTACCCGTCCGCCGCAGGCCGTGTTCCCCTATGCCAACGACCTGCGCAAATTCAATCTCTGGTCACCCTGGTACCAGCTGGATCCCGCTGCCAGATACCAATTCTCCGGCCCGCGCACGGGTGTGGGCGCCAGCATGACCTGGCACAGCGACAACCCCAATGTGGGCAATGGCGCCCAGACAATCACCGCCAGCGAGCCACCCAGCCTGGTGCGCACACAACTGGACTTTGGCAAGCAGGGGCGAGCACTGTCGGAGATGCAGTTGCGCCCACAGGGCAGCGGCACCAATGTCACCTGGCGTTTTTCCACCGACATGGGCGCCGGCCCGGTGGCCCGCTGGATGGGTCTGCTGGTGAAGAAAATGGTGGGCCAGTCCTACGAGCGGGGGTTGGCAAAATTGAAGGATGTCGTGGAAGCGAGCGAACCTCCGACACCGCGGGAGCAGGCGCCAGCGGATGACATGGACAGCGGCTCCGGTGACTCGCAGCCGCTCGAGGGGGAAGACGATCTCGACGGGCAACCGGACACGATGGATCCGGGTATCCAGACCCCGCCGCCGCAAGCGGAGCCCGCCGAGCCGGACGAGAACTCGCCCTGACCCGGCGCCAGCGGTCTATTTGCCGCCGGATTTACTGTTGCCGGACTTGCTATGACCGGGTTTAGCGCCACGCGGCGCCGGCGGCTTGCGCAGTTTGCGGCGCTGGCGCTCCAGACCCTGCTTCTCCGCCTGGGTCAGCGGGCGCTGGCCCAGTTTGGGCATGCCAGCGGTAACGCACAGGTCATCGATCTCCCGCGGTTCCATCTCGATCCACTGGCCCACGCGCACGTTGGAGGGGATAAACACACTGCCGTAGCGCACCCGCTTCAGGCGACTGACGCGCACGCCCTGGGACTCCCACAGCCGCCGTACTTCGCGGTTGCGCCCTTCCATGACGACACAGTAGAACCAGCGATTGCGGCCCTCGCCACCACTCGGCACGATATCGGTAAAGCGCGCCACGCCGTCGTCCATCAGCACACCAGTGAGCAAGCGCTTCTTCATCTCATCATCCACGTCGCCCTGGATCCGCACCAGGTACTCGCGGTCAATGACTGACGACGGATGCATCAGTTTGTGCGCCAGCTCGCCGCTATTGGTAAACAGCAGCAGGCCGCTGGTGTTGAAATCCAGTCGACCGACAGAAATCCAGCGCCCCGACCTCAGGTTGGGCAGGCGGTCGTAGACCGTCGGGCGCCCCTCCGGGTCGTGACGGGAGCATATCTCGCCCACTGGCTTGTTATAGAGGATGACGCGGCAGCGATTTTCGTCGGCCGCAGGCAGGCCGCGGCCATCGAGTTCAATGCGGTCGCTCTCGCTCACGCGCTCGCCAAGTTCCGCCACGGCACCGTTAACGGTAACCCGGCCCGCCTCGATGGCGCGCTCCATTTCCCGGCGCGAGCCGAGACCGGCCCGGGCCAGGACTTTCTGCAGTTTTTCGCCGGCGGGGGTAATGCCTTCACTCATGGGGTGGCGTTTTCCGTTTGCGGGTCTTGCTGGGATTCGTGTTCTTCCCCGGACTCTTCGTTATAGTCGATCGGGGCACCGAACAGGCTGCTCGCCGGCAGCTGCGCAGTGAGCCCGGCGGCGGTTTCCGGCTTGGCTTCGGTTTCGGCTTCGGCTTCGGCTTCGGCTTCGGCTTCGGCTTCGGCTTCGGCTTCGGCTTCGGCTTCGGCTTCGGCTTCGGCTTCGGCTTCGGCTTCGGCTTCGGCTTCGGCTTCGGCTTCGGCTTCGGCTTCGGCTTCGGCTTCGGCTTCGGCTTCGGCTTCGGCTTCGGCTTCGGCTTCGGCTTCGGCTTCGGCTTCGGCTTCGGCTTCGGCTTCGGCTTCGGCTTCGGCTTCGGCTTCGGCTTCGGCTTCGGCTTCGGCTTCGGCTTCGGCTTCGGCTTCGGCTTCGGCTTCGGCTTCGGCTTCGGCTTCGGCTTCGGCTTCGGCTTCGGCTTCGGCTTCGGCTTCGGCTTCGGCTTCGGCTTCGGCTTCGGCTTCGGCTTCGGCTTCGGCTTCGGCTTCGGCTTCGGCTTCGGCTTCGGCTTCGGCTTCGGCTTCGGCTTCGGCTTCGGCTTCGGCTTCGGCTTCGGCTTCGGCTTCGGCTTCGGCTTCGGCAGCAGTGTCGGCGTCCGCCGCGCCGGCGTCCAGCGCTTCCGCGTCACTTTCACCGCGGTTTTCACCGCTCGCCTCTTCGCCACTCTCGACGGCGACGGCCAGGCCCTGCGCCAGGTCCAGATCCTGGTTGAGGCTGTCGATATCGCGAATCTCCGCCAGGGTCGGCAGGTCGTTCAGGTTACTCAGGTTGAAGTAATCGAGAAATTCCCGGGTAGTGGCATAGAGCGAGGGCTTGCCGGGCACGTCGCGCTGACCCACCACCTTGATCCAGCCCCGTTCAGACAGGGTACGTACGATGTGCGAGCTCACCGCCACGCCGCGGATATCTTCGATATCGCCGCGGGTAATTGGCTGGCGGTAGGCGATAATGGCCAGGGTCTCGAGAATCGCCCGGGAGTATTTCTGCGGCTTTTCCTCCCACAGGCGGTTGATCCAGGGGGCCAGGTCTTCCGGCACCTGGAAGCGCCAGCCGCTGGCCACCTGCTTCAGCTCGAAACCGCGATCGGCGCAGTGTTCGGCGATCTGTTCCAGCACCGTTTTCAGCGCTGCCTTATCGGGGCGCTCGCCCTCGTCGATCAGCGACAGCAGCTTGTCTTCGGACAGCGGCTGGCCTGCGGCCAGCAGCGCGCCCTCGACCACGCGGCGCAGTAATTCCGGAGCGATTGTCATCTTCTAACTTCTAACCTTGGGATTTTCTCAATCCGCTCATTGTTGGGGCGGCTGCGCCTGCGGCGCGGCCAGCTCTGGTGTTGTCTCTTCTTCGCGTGCGCCGGCGACGCCGGTTATTTCCGCATCGCCCGGCGCAACGGCCGCCACCGCATCGGCGGTGTTGTACGGCTCCACGTCCGCGGCATCTTCAGTAAAATGCGCGTCACTCTGAGCCTCTTCAACCTCTTCGGCCTCTTCGGCCTCTTCGCCCTCGACGGCGAAGGCCGGCTCGACACCGCTCTCGTGCGGTTCTTCGAGGTCGGATTCAATGTCGGACTCGAAGGCGGGTTCGAGCTCGCCGTCATCGCCAGCGCCCTCTTCACCCGCCCCGCCGTCATCGACGCCGGCGGCGCGCACGTGAATGGGGCCGAAGGCCTCGGTCTGCACCATGTCGACCAGGGATTCCTTGACCAGCTCCATCACCGCGAGGAAGGTCACCACGACGCCGAGGCGCCCCTCTTCCACCGTAAACAGGCTGACAAAGGGTACGAACTGGCGGTGGCGGATCTTGTCCAGCACCTGGGTCATGCGCTCGCGGGTAGAGAGCTTTTCCCGCTCCACCTGGTGGCTCTCGAACATATCGGCACGGCGCAACACCTCACCCAGCGCCACCAACACCTCTTTCAGGTCCACATCGGGATCCGGGCGGGTGATATTGCGGTCCGGGGCCTGGGCACTGGCCTGGTGGATATCCCGCCCGACGCGGGGCATCTCGTCGATATCCTCGGCAGCGGTCTTGAAGCGTTCGTACTCCTGCAGACGGCGGATCAGCGCTGCGCGCGGATCCTCACCCTCTTCCTCTTCCTCTGCCGGCGGCCGCGGCAATAGCATGCGCGACTTGATCTCGGCCAGCATGGCCGCCATAACCAGGTATTCCGCCGCCAGCTCAAAACGCATCGCCGTCATCATTTCCACATAGGTCATGTACTGGCGGGTGATGTCGGCGACGTTGATCTGGAGGATGTCGAGATTCTGCCGGCGGATCAGATACAGCAGCAGATCCAGCGGCCCCTCGAAGGCCTCCAGAATCACTTCCAGCGCATCCGGCGGGATATACAGATCTGAGGGCAGGTCGGTGAACGCCTCGCCCTGTACGACAGCGAATGGCATTTCGCCCTGGCGCGGCCCGGCGCTGCTGTCCGCGGCCGGCGCTGCTTCGCCGGCCGCCTCGGCGTCCGCCACCGGCGCGTCGGCTTCCGCCGCACTGGCTGCCACTTCGGCGAGCACCTGCTCTTCCGCTTCGGCGATCAACTCATCACTGGACAAACTGCCGGCCCCTCGTTCCACGACAACCCCTGCGGGCAAACGCGCGATTATACACCAAACGTTACCCCAGGATGTCTTCTACCGGGCCGCATCCCGCACGGATGAGTTCGGGCTCGTCACCGGTCAGATCAATGACGGTGGTTGCTTCCAGACCACAGAAACCGCCATCGATCACCAGCTCTACCTGGTGCTGCAGGGTGTCGCGAATGTCATAGGGATCGGTGAGTGGCTGTTC
This region of Microbulbifer sp. SAOS-129_SWC genomic DNA includes:
- a CDS encoding S9 family peptidase — protein: MQRVWLFLVLFLTLSSSTQAKAPLPLEQLVKHSETQQVKISPDGSHLAVRKLYQGEHVLVFMSLKSHEVTGVLRFSGTDEVGNFYWANDKRVVAQIISRKAALETPVNYGALFAIDYDGTQGKNIFGWSAGERQTGSRIRKAEATYGAAVLIDPLMDDDEEVLISTYPWARDWETNGDVYRLNIYSGAKHRVVGLPQVGGRAFTDGHGKLLFANGTTRENDYQMYRKAENGWQEIEDPALKRGTPVGYDRANDIAYLVIDRKNQTEQLIGLDMKSGTQTPLFADQRSDIDGIIRDPKSGKPVGVYTVPEYPETHFFDEDDGFAALFRGMQKAFDGYNIHFTSFTRDGQKGVLKVSGDRLPGDYFMVDLPTKKVDFLLSSAQWLDPDDLNPMRADTFTTADGLQIGVYLTFPRDAGENLPMVVMPHGGPHARNYWGYDRSAQILSQNGYLVLQVNFRGSTGFGDAFYDAGAKEWGGKIQRDIADAAHWAIERGYADRNRICIFGASFGGYSALMNPIRYPDLYRCAAGYAGVYDLKMMFEKGDVQKRDRGISYLRTELSEDEDFLRENSPIYHLQKLKVPLFIAHGEKDERAPVAHAEALLDKLQALHKPVTKLIVPNEGHGFYSEANNRKLYRQLLAFFDRYIGTGSEDTPATEGTAGKG
- a CDS encoding flavodoxin, giving the protein MSKIGLFYGSDEGNTEAVALRIRARLGEDRVEVHDIADVTQLEIADYDQLIFGIPTWDFGQIQSDWEEFWEDVQEIDFAGKTVALFGLGDQFGYGDYFLDAMGMLHDVLVANGATIVGHWSTEGYEFEASKAEIDGQGQFVGLAIDEDQQEELTAGRLNQWCRQIADAFELEGGADSVVELDD
- a CDS encoding Spy/CpxP family protein refolding chaperone codes for the protein MKQWKVIAGSVVLAGVMAAPVAVLAQDGDKPPMRMWHHGMQGGHFFERMADELNLTEGQKAQLKANREANRAAAESQREEMRKLHQQLREALDSGADQATLDSLGAKLGKLEVARMQEMQKMRQQFDAILTDEQKAKLKQRKAEHEARWKARSERRQQDDE
- a CDS encoding response regulator transcription factor — translated: MSRILLVDDDSELTDLLQEYLSGEGFDVTVANDGGTGLELAQSEQFDALVLDVMLPVHNGFDLLRKLREEASPSSRSLPVLMLTAKGDTVDRIVGLEMGADDYLPKPCNPRELAARLRAVLRRGRIDTEEGDGLSSGPLRLLPSEHQGYWNDQLVPLTGAEFSVLKVLIQHAGEVVSKEVLTENALGRKLMPYDRSIDVHVSNIRKKLAEQGASRDLIINIRGAGYMLTQSTL
- a CDS encoding ATP-binding protein; translated protein: MRSLFLKMFFGAWITAMVMVVAAIYITHFREFGDPRQEERWEGPALFHEVVQNMRMARRHGPGVFQHWLEGAPKKVQRKVFAVNEYGRELLGRPLPEEMAPLLDSLNYRNRESHTMVNKKPTVGFFLPLRGNESLRIALIAGESKEGLLLRFLWRNFWPILLLSMLASGAACYWLARYLSRPLDQLRAATRRVAAGELDYRVAPSLHGRSDELTDLARDFDSMTAQLQESTAEQRRLIKDVSHELRSPLARLQVALGIARQKHVGALESELDKIGKAADYLEDIIADVLSMPVAGSDQRPLDDVVEIHSLIEALLEDLKGEAGTKSLHFDLTAAARELLVATRGSSLTAALENILRNAIKYSPSGGSVSVNVAAQGDRCQILVTDSGSGVEEEELGAIFRPFYRTDSARTRESGGFGLGLAIAQRTILHHGGSISASNAARGGLCIEIQLPLLALAETD
- a CDS encoding SRPBCC family protein, whose translation is MRWIIYLFLFLALLVLAGFLLPREVTLERSAYVTRPPQAVFPYANDLRKFNLWSPWYQLDPAARYQFSGPRTGVGASMTWHSDNPNVGNGAQTITASEPPSLVRTQLDFGKQGRALSEMQLRPQGSGTNVTWRFSTDMGAGPVARWMGLLVKKMVGQSYERGLAKLKDVVEASEPPTPREQAPADDMDSGSGDSQPLEGEDDLDGQPDTMDPGIQTPPPQAEPAEPDENSP
- the rluB gene encoding 23S rRNA pseudouridine(2605) synthase RluB, with product MSEGITPAGEKLQKVLARAGLGSRREMERAIEAGRVTVNGAVAELGERVSESDRIELDGRGLPAADENRCRVILYNKPVGEICSRHDPEGRPTVYDRLPNLRSGRWISVGRLDFNTSGLLLFTNSGELAHKLMHPSSVIDREYLVRIQGDVDDEMKKRLLTGVLMDDGVARFTDIVPSGGEGRNRWFYCVVMEGRNREVRRLWESQGVRVSRLKRVRYGSVFIPSNVRVGQWIEMEPREIDDLCVTAGMPKLGQRPLTQAEKQGLERQRRKLRKPPAPRGAKPGHSKSGNSKSGGK
- the scpB gene encoding SMC-Scp complex subunit ScpB; this encodes MTIAPELLRRVVEGALLAAGQPLSEDKLLSLIDEGERPDKAALKTVLEQIAEHCADRGFELKQVASGWRFQVPEDLAPWINRLWEEKPQKYSRAILETLAIIAYRQPITRGDIEDIRGVAVSSHIVRTLSERGWIKVVGQRDVPGKPSLYATTREFLDYFNLSNLNDLPTLAEIRDIDSLNQDLDLAQGLAVAVESGEEASGENRGESDAEALDAGAADADTAAEAEAEAEAEAEAEAEAEAEAEAEAEAEAEAEAEAEAEAEAEAEAEAEAEAEAEAEAEAEAEAEAEAEAEAEAEAEAEAEAEAEAEAEAEAEAEAEAEAEAEAEAEAEAEAEAEAEAEAEAEAEAEAEAEAEAEAEAEAEAEAEAEAEAEAEAEAEAEAEAEAETEAKPETAAGLTAQLPASSLFGAPIDYNEESGEEHESQQDPQTENATP